A region of Patescibacteria group bacterium DNA encodes the following proteins:
- a CDS encoding HIT family protein has translation MPDCLFCKIGTHEIQSKVVHEDSETIAFLDIHPLSAGHTVLVSKTHTPTVTTLPSHALSPLIVAVQRVTHIIESALKPDGFNIGWNHGEAGGQTIGHLHIHIIPRWQGDGGGSIHTIVHNPPAEDLESIYKKLKSVT, from the coding sequence ATGCCCGACTGTCTTTTTTGCAAAATCGGCACACACGAAATCCAATCGAAAGTGGTGCACGAGGATAGCGAGACGATTGCATTCCTCGACATTCATCCCTTGTCTGCGGGGCACACCGTGCTTGTTTCGAAAACCCACACGCCTACGGTGACGACCTTACCCTCGCATGCGCTTTCTCCGCTCATCGTGGCGGTGCAGCGCGTCACCCATATTATAGAATCAGCCCTCAAACCTGACGGCTTTAATATCGGATGGAATCATGGTGAAGCAGGAGGGCAGACTATAGGGCATCTGCATATCCACATAATCCCCCGGTGGCAGGGCGACGGCGGAGGGTCCATCCATACCATCGTGCACAATCCGCCCGCGGAAGATTTGGAGTCGATTTATAAAAAATTAAAATCAGTCACATGA
- a CDS encoding aminopeptidase, with translation MFIPPRHILEKYAKVLIRFALNSGKGIKKGDVVLLQVSESAKPLYVALRNEVLRAGGTFISQYAPDDVARDYYKLASPEQLRAFPTQYYRGLIDQIDHSVFVAAESDMHELEGIPPKKIMLRHLSLKPYQLWREDKENKGRFTWTIGLYGTEAMAREAHMSTKEYWRQIIKACFLDYADPVAQWKKVFLKVEKTQRALNRLRIESLEVKGEGVDLSVRLGKGRRWLGGSGRNIPSFELFISPDWRGVEGTIRFNQPLYRYGNLMEGVSLVFKNGEVVSARAQKNGKLLREMIRTDRGAKRVGEFSLTDRRMSRITKFMAETLYDENRGGRYGNMHIALGKAYKDSYPGNAANLSKAAWRALGYNESAIHTDVVSTTKRVVTAVLKGGKKKVIYKDGEFLM, from the coding sequence ATGTTCATACCCCCTCGGCATATATTAGAAAAGTACGCTAAAGTCCTTATACGTTTCGCGCTCAATTCAGGCAAAGGCATCAAGAAGGGGGATGTTGTGCTTTTGCAGGTTTCGGAATCAGCCAAGCCTCTCTATGTGGCGTTGAGGAATGAGGTGCTGCGTGCGGGAGGAACCTTTATTTCACAGTATGCGCCGGATGACGTTGCCCGCGATTATTATAAGCTCGCATCTCCGGAGCAGTTGCGCGCGTTTCCCACACAATACTACCGCGGGCTTATAGACCAGATAGACCATTCGGTATTCGTGGCGGCGGAGAGCGATATGCATGAGTTGGAAGGCATACCTCCGAAAAAAATAATGCTGCGCCATCTTTCTCTGAAACCCTATCAGCTCTGGCGGGAAGACAAGGAGAATAAAGGCAGATTTACCTGGACCATCGGCCTTTACGGCACCGAGGCAATGGCGCGAGAGGCGCATATGAGCACAAAGGAATACTGGCGACAGATTATCAAAGCCTGTTTCCTCGATTATGCGGATCCTGTGGCGCAATGGAAAAAGGTATTTTTGAAGGTGGAAAAGACGCAACGCGCGCTCAATCGTTTGCGCATTGAATCGCTTGAGGTGAAAGGCGAAGGAGTTGATTTAAGCGTCCGTCTGGGGAAGGGGAGACGGTGGCTTGGAGGGAGCGGAAGGAATATTCCCAGCTTTGAATTGTTCATTTCACCCGATTGGAGAGGGGTTGAGGGCACCATACGGTTTAATCAGCCATTGTACCGCTATGGGAACCTCATGGAAGGCGTTTCTTTGGTTTTCAAAAATGGCGAAGTGGTGAGTGCGCGTGCGCAGAAGAATGGAAAATTGTTGAGGGAAATGATCCGGACTGACCGCGGCGCGAAAAGGGTAGGCGAGTTTTCGCTAACCGACCGCAGGATGTCCCGCATCACAAAATTTATGGCAGAGACATTGTATGACGAGAACAGGGGCGGCAGGTATGGCAATATGCACATTGCGCTCGGGAAGGCATATAAGGATTCCTATCCCGGCAATGCGGCCAATCTTTCGAAAGCCGCGTGGCGGGCGCTCGGATATAACGAATCAGCGATTCATACCGATGTGGTGAGCACGACGAAAAGAGTGGTGACTGCGGTGCTCAAAGGCGGGAAGAAGAAAGTGATTTATAAGGACGGGGAATTTTTAATGTAA
- a CDS encoding PHP domain-containing protein yields the protein MIDLHTHSLHSDGTETPRQLVERAEKAHLALFAIADHDTVAGLEEAVAVARELQVRLLPAIELTVDLHGGHVHILGYGIDWQNKELREALVWRQEGRRVQFYEKVRLANERLRADGKSHLDAEALLKTIQGIPGRPHIAHAIVAKGWEPHFRPAFDKYLLDYVPETTAFKSQQAIELIHRAGGIASLAHPGSSEIGLGRFAKTEKEVSGALKELIAQGIDGVEAWTPAHTFETRVFYEKLAQELHLIITGGTDWHGPTFDAPAPGEFEIPDEVCNKLKSALKIDNPF from the coding sequence ATGATCGACCTCCACACCCACTCGCTCCACTCCGACGGCACGGAGACGCCGCGGCAGCTGGTGGAGCGCGCAGAAAAAGCGCATCTTGCCTTATTTGCCATTGCAGACCATGATACGGTTGCAGGACTTGAGGAAGCGGTGGCTGTCGCGCGTGAGCTTCAAGTGCGGCTGCTGCCCGCGATTGAGCTCACGGTTGACCTTCATGGCGGCCACGTGCACATACTAGGTTACGGGATTGACTGGCAGAACAAGGAATTGCGAGAAGCGCTTGTATGGCGGCAAGAAGGGCGGCGCGTGCAATTTTATGAGAAGGTGCGGCTCGCCAATGAACGGTTGCGCGCTGACGGCAAAAGCCACTTGGACGCAGAAGCACTCTTAAAAACCATTCAGGGGATTCCGGGAAGGCCCCACATCGCGCACGCGATTGTAGCCAAAGGGTGGGAACCGCATTTCCGTCCTGCATTTGATAAGTATTTACTTGACTATGTGCCTGAGACCACCGCGTTTAAATCCCAGCAGGCGATTGAGCTCATCCATCGCGCAGGCGGCATTGCGTCACTTGCCCATCCGGGTTCGAGTGAGATAGGATTGGGGAGATTTGCGAAGACCGAAAAAGAGGTAAGTGGTGCGCTTAAGGAATTGATCGCGCAAGGAATTGATGGAGTAGAAGCTTGGACTCCCGCGCATACGTTTGAAACGCGCGTATTCTATGAAAAGCTGGCGCAGGAGTTGCATCTCATCATAACCGGCGGCACCGACTGGCACGGACCCACGTTTGACGCGCCGGCGCCGGGGGAGTTTGAGATACCGGATGAGGTATGTAATAAATTAAAGAGCGCACTGAAGATTGATAATCCTTTTTAA
- a CDS encoding DUF5676 family membrane protein has protein sequence MINSKHLIKIASAWVSIVYTICYVGVAIYPPSRELFMKFSLHTDVSFKSDFLSFGYFISGLVIWNIVTILAVWLFAALFNKIKK, from the coding sequence ATGATAAATTCAAAACATTTGATAAAAATCGCCTCAGCGTGGGTAAGTATAGTTTATACAATCTGTTATGTCGGCGTAGCAATCTATCCACCAAGCAGGGAACTATTTATGAAATTTTCTCTGCATACCGATGTATCTTTTAAATCAGATTTTCTTAGCTTTGGCTACTTTATTTCAGGTTTAGTTATCTGGAACATTGTGACGATTCTTGCTGTTTGGTTGTTTGCCGCATTGTTCAACAAAATCAAAAAATGA
- the rfbB gene encoding dTDP-glucose 4,6-dehydratase, giving the protein MRIFVTGGAGFMGSNFVHYLLGKYPGYEVLNFDKLTYAGNLENVRDLETDKRYQFIKGDIADEKAVRGAMEAFKPDAVINYAAETHVDRSIQAPRDFLFTDVIGTYTLLEAVREFNVTRFIQISTDEVYGSTTQGKFSEESSFNPSSPYSASKAGGDHMVMAYWRTYKAPVIRTHSCNNFGPFQYPEKIISLFITNILEGKKAPLYQGGEKNVREWIYVEDHCRAIDHILHYGELGEVYNIGSGDEIANIDLTKRLLQLLHVGEEMIEYVTDRPGHDYRYALDSNKLRELGWAPKWSFEEALAETVEWYKTHAIWWKKLKNKDFDKYYKKQYGERV; this is encoded by the coding sequence ATGCGCATTTTTGTCACAGGCGGAGCAGGATTCATGGGATCGAATTTTGTTCATTACCTCCTCGGGAAATATCCGGGGTATGAAGTATTGAATTTTGATAAATTGACCTATGCGGGAAATTTGGAAAATGTGCGTGATCTTGAAACCGATAAGCGCTACCAATTCATCAAGGGAGACATTGCAGACGAGAAAGCGGTAAGAGGCGCAATGGAGGCTTTTAAGCCAGACGCGGTGATAAATTACGCCGCGGAAACGCATGTGGACCGCTCGATCCAAGCACCGCGCGATTTTTTATTCACCGATGTGATTGGCACCTACACGCTCCTTGAAGCGGTGAGAGAATTTAACGTGACCCGTTTTATCCAGATTTCCACCGATGAGGTGTATGGCAGCACCACGCAGGGGAAATTCAGCGAAGAGAGCAGTTTTAATCCTTCAAGCCCTTATTCGGCATCAAAGGCGGGAGGGGATCACATGGTGATGGCGTATTGGAGGACGTATAAGGCGCCCGTCATCCGCACTCACTCGTGCAATAATTTTGGCCCCTTTCAGTATCCGGAAAAAATTATTTCATTGTTCATCACCAATATCTTGGAAGGCAAGAAGGCACCCTTGTACCAAGGCGGAGAAAAAAATGTGCGCGAATGGATTTATGTGGAAGACCATTGCCGCGCCATTGACCACATCCTCCATTATGGGGAATTGGGCGAGGTGTATAATATCGGATCCGGCGATGAGATCGCCAATATTGACCTCACTAAGCGTCTTCTGCAGTTATTGCATGTGGGCGAGGAGATGATAGAATATGTGACTGACCGTCCGGGGCATGATTACCGCTATGCCTTAGACTCGAACAAATTGCGCGAGCTTGGCTGGGCGCCGAAATGGTCGTTTGAGGAGGCGTTAGCGGAGACCGTGGAGTGGTATAAAACACATGCAATCTGGTGGAAGAAATTAAAAAATAAGGATTTTGATAAGTATTATAAAAAGCAGTATGGAGAGAGAGTTTGA
- the xerA gene encoding site-specific tyrosine recombinase/integron integrase — translation MANLLDILTREMVLRNYSRKTIAAYTSAVKGLFTFYRKPLRDLSLEEIKEYLYIKQQKKFSSQTIALAANAINFLYTQIYKRPNFEKIRHPKRSQRLPEVLSRIEIEKILEQIENIKHRLLIACAYGAGLRVSEVVRLRVQDIDMADKTITVRQGKGRKDRLTVLSGKIVSDLEKFLVGKEGRDWVFESERGGRLTEATAQKVFYAALKRAGIKKHATFHSLRHSFATHLLENGVDVRYVQELLGHANIRTTQIYTKVTNPSLKNIRSPL, via the coding sequence ATGGCTAATCTACTGGATATTTTAACTCGGGAGATGGTATTGCGCAATTATAGCCGGAAAACCATTGCGGCGTATACCAGCGCGGTCAAAGGCCTGTTTACTTTTTACAGAAAACCATTGCGTGATTTGTCATTGGAAGAGATTAAGGAATACTTGTACATCAAGCAGCAAAAGAAATTTTCCAGCCAGACGATCGCGCTCGCGGCCAATGCCATTAATTTCCTCTATACTCAGATTTACAAGAGACCTAACTTTGAAAAAATTCGGCATCCCAAACGAAGCCAGAGGTTGCCGGAAGTATTGAGCCGCATTGAAATTGAAAAAATATTGGAGCAGATTGAGAACATCAAGCATCGTTTGCTTATCGCCTGCGCCTATGGAGCGGGATTGCGGGTAAGCGAGGTGGTGCGGCTGCGCGTACAGGATATTGATATGGCAGATAAAACGATCACGGTCAGACAGGGCAAAGGCAGAAAAGACCGGCTGACCGTGTTATCAGGAAAGATCGTTAGTGACTTGGAAAAGTTCCTTGTTGGCAAAGAAGGACGAGATTGGGTGTTTGAGAGCGAACGCGGCGGACGGCTGACCGAAGCCACGGCGCAAAAAGTATTTTATGCCGCTCTTAAGAGAGCGGGGATTAAAAAGCATGCGACATTCCATTCTCTGCGGCATAGTTTTGCCACGCACCTTTTGGAAAACGGGGTAGACGTGCGTTATGTGCAGGAACTTTTGGGGCATGCGAATATCAGGACCACGCAGATTTACACCAAAGTGACGAATCCAAGTCTGAAGAATATAAGAAGCCCGTTGTGA
- a CDS encoding adenosylhomocysteinase has translation MHSHIKDISFAPQGKRRIEWASREMPVLKLIASRFQKEQPLKGVRVSACLHVTAETANLMKTLRAGGAEVLLCASNPLSTQDDVAAALVKEGMPVFAKRGEDRASFYRHLVAALDHHPQITMDDGGDLIYLLHTKRKSQLKQVAGSCEETTTGVIRLRAMEKEGKLRVPVIDVNDAKTKHFFDNRYGTGQSTVDGIVRATNVLLAGKVFVVAGYGWCGRGLAMRARGMGARVVVTEVDPVAAIEAVMDGYEVKSMAAVAAEGDIFVTATGDVSVVRKEHMLRMKDGAILANTGHFNVEIDVQDLEKITKAKKAVRENVVEFTLKSGMRLNLIAEGRLVNLAAAEGHPSAVMDMSFANQSLSAEYLWLHRGTLLPKVYHVPQEIDERIATLKLKAMGVRIDTLTAKQERYLQSWREGT, from the coding sequence ATGCATTCTCATATAAAGGATATATCGTTCGCGCCTCAAGGGAAACGCCGCATTGAATGGGCTTCCCGCGAAATGCCCGTATTGAAGCTGATCGCGTCGCGTTTCCAAAAAGAGCAGCCTTTGAAAGGCGTGCGTGTTTCCGCGTGCCTGCATGTGACTGCGGAAACTGCTAATTTAATGAAAACATTGCGCGCGGGCGGCGCTGAAGTGCTCCTCTGCGCTTCCAATCCGCTCTCGACCCAAGATGATGTGGCGGCAGCGCTTGTGAAAGAGGGGATGCCGGTGTTTGCCAAACGGGGGGAGGATCGCGCATCATTCTATCGCCATCTGGTGGCGGCGCTTGACCATCATCCTCAAATCACCATGGACGATGGGGGCGACCTTATCTACCTTCTCCATACGAAACGCAAGTCGCAGCTGAAACAGGTTGCCGGCTCGTGCGAGGAAACGACAACCGGGGTGATACGGCTGCGCGCCATGGAGAAAGAGGGAAAGCTACGCGTGCCGGTCATTGACGTGAATGATGCCAAAACCAAGCATTTTTTTGATAACCGATATGGCACCGGGCAATCTACCGTGGACGGCATTGTGCGCGCGACTAACGTGCTCCTCGCAGGCAAGGTTTTTGTGGTTGCGGGATATGGATGGTGCGGAAGGGGGCTTGCCATGCGCGCGCGCGGCATGGGTGCCCGCGTGGTGGTGACGGAAGTGGATCCGGTTGCCGCGATTGAAGCGGTGATGGACGGATATGAAGTGAAATCCATGGCAGCAGTGGCGGCGGAAGGAGACATTTTTGTAACCGCGACCGGCGATGTGAGCGTGGTGCGCAAAGAGCACATGCTGCGCATGAAAGACGGGGCGATCCTTGCGAACACGGGGCATTTCAATGTGGAAATTGACGTCCAAGACCTTGAGAAAATAACGAAAGCGAAGAAGGCAGTGAGGGAGAACGTAGTTGAATTTACATTAAAATCAGGCATGCGGCTCAATCTTATTGCAGAGGGCAGGCTTGTCAATTTAGCCGCTGCCGAAGGGCACCCTTCCGCAGTCATGGACATGAGCTTTGCCAATCAGTCTTTATCAGCAGAATACCTTTGGCTTCATCGGGGCACGCTCCTGCCGAAGGTGTACCATGTGCCGCAAGAAATAGACGAACGCATTGCTACATTGAAGTTGAAGGCGATGGGAGTCAGGATAGATACCTTGACTGCTAAACAGGAGAGGTATCTCCAGAGTTGGAGAGAGGGAACTTAG
- a CDS encoding Fic family protein: MTYLSPIIKTRLEEKLIKLNKLRPLPKSAVQKLREKFQIEMTYNSNAIEGNSLTLKETFLVINEGITVKGKPLKDHLEAKDHHAALEYLYDLIDKNKKHTISEMLIRNLHQIIIRETDKEWAGKYRNANVIIGGAKHTPPDALQVPQKMRDLINWLNSQKNKINIIELSALLHHKLTHIHPFFDGNGRTARLAMNVLLMKTGYPLVIILKNDHKKYYDVLDKADSGKYEPLVKFIAQSIERSLDIYLKTLTPATQKQEKFVTLAEISKNTPFSAKYLNLLARQGKLEAYKEGRNWLTSKEAIERYLKNRTRQRKISK; this comes from the coding sequence ATGACTTATCTATCGCCAATTATAAAAACCCGACTGGAAGAAAAACTCATTAAACTAAATAAACTTCGTCCCCTACCAAAATCTGCGGTACAAAAACTGCGGGAAAAATTTCAAATAGAAATGACCTACAACTCAAATGCCATTGAAGGCAATTCCTTAACTTTAAAAGAGACATTTTTAGTTATTAACGAAGGCATAACAGTAAAGGGAAAACCTTTAAAAGACCATTTGGAAGCAAAAGACCATCATGCCGCGCTGGAATATCTGTATGACTTAATAGATAAAAATAAAAAACACACCATCTCTGAAATGCTCATACGAAATTTACACCAAATTATTATACGGGAAACTGACAAAGAGTGGGCCGGGAAATACAGGAACGCTAACGTAATTATTGGCGGAGCGAAACATACACCACCCGACGCATTGCAAGTGCCCCAAAAAATGAGAGATTTAATCAACTGGCTTAATTCACAAAAAAATAAGATTAATATCATTGAGCTTTCAGCTTTACTGCATCATAAACTAACACATATTCATCCATTTTTTGACGGCAATGGCAGGACCGCACGTTTAGCCATGAATGTATTGCTGATGAAAACTGGCTATCCGCTGGTTATTATTTTGAAAAATGACCACAAAAAATATTACGATGTGTTGGACAAGGCAGACAGTGGAAAATATGAACCATTGGTGAAATTTATCGCTCAATCCATAGAGCGCTCCCTTGATATTTATCTAAAAACTTTAACTCCGGCAACACAAAAACAAGAAAAGTTCGTAACATTGGCAGAGATATCTAAAAATACCCCATTTTCCGCCAAATATCTAAACTTACTTGCGAGACAAGGAAAACTCGAAGCATACAAAGAAGGCAGGAATTGGTTAACTTCAAAAGAGGCAATCGAGCGATACCTTAAAAATAGAACCCGACAGCGAAAAATTTCAAAATAA
- a CDS encoding sugar transferase produces the protein MTYSTHRWRTLTLFAGDIVVLYSALFFTLLIRYGSIPSAERWQQHFFPFSLVFIIYLVSFAITGLYQLSIARNSKIFSSALIQAMVGATALAAIFFYVVRPGITPRLNLILFVALTALLITLWRRLLNHILGTALLIRTLILGYSKDAFALSSTLQHNPQLGYLLVYWVINSDECSLEETERLRRMGMPVKTTATLEEIAPLIMNERVELIVAATDQHMSPTLLQALFMHRNLRTQITDLPTLYETATGKVPVESIGELWFMKHATGAHKPLYEIFKRTSDIVLSLFSLIVAAPLAPFIYAAIKLESPGSGFFMQHRVGKNGKVFLAMKFRSMDIHAEKNGPQWATQGDPRVTKVGRFLRKTRLDELPQLINVLKGDMSFVGPRPERPEFVEALSDKIPFYKERLVVKPGLTGWDQISGTYHSASPEDTMEKLQYDLYYIKNRSFVLDTAILLRTIKTVLSGAGR, from the coding sequence ATGACTTATTCTACCCACCGCTGGCGCACCCTAACGTTATTCGCAGGTGATATCGTCGTCCTGTATTCCGCCCTTTTTTTTACGCTCCTTATCCGCTATGGAAGCATTCCCAGCGCCGAACGGTGGCAGCAGCACTTCTTCCCTTTCTCTCTCGTCTTTATAATTTATTTAGTGAGTTTTGCCATTACTGGACTTTATCAGCTTTCGATTGCGCGCAATTCGAAAATCTTCTCAAGCGCTCTTATCCAGGCAATGGTTGGCGCTACCGCGCTTGCGGCCATATTTTTCTATGTCGTGCGTCCTGGCATTACCCCGCGCTTGAACCTCATACTATTTGTCGCACTTACCGCACTTTTAATTACACTCTGGCGGCGTTTGCTTAACCATATTTTGGGGACCGCGCTCCTTATCCGCACCCTCATCCTTGGATATTCCAAAGATGCTTTTGCTTTAAGCAGCACGCTTCAGCATAACCCCCAGCTCGGCTACCTTCTGGTATATTGGGTAATTAATTCTGATGAATGTTCGCTTGAGGAGACTGAACGGCTGCGCCGAATGGGCATGCCCGTAAAAACAACCGCTACGCTCGAAGAGATCGCGCCCCTCATCATGAACGAACGCGTCGAACTTATTGTCGCTGCCACGGATCAGCACATGAGCCCAACGCTTTTACAGGCGCTCTTTATGCATCGGAATTTAAGAACTCAAATCACTGATCTGCCCACCCTCTATGAAACAGCTACGGGAAAAGTGCCTGTCGAGAGCATTGGCGAACTGTGGTTCATGAAACATGCGACTGGCGCGCACAAACCGCTCTATGAGATATTCAAACGCACTTCCGATATTGTGCTCTCTCTTTTCTCGCTTATCGTGGCCGCGCCGCTTGCCCCTTTCATCTATGCTGCCATAAAGCTTGAATCTCCCGGATCAGGATTCTTCATGCAGCACCGCGTTGGTAAAAATGGCAAAGTGTTCCTTGCCATGAAATTCCGCTCCATGGATATACACGCGGAAAAAAACGGGCCGCAATGGGCGACCCAGGGCGATCCCCGCGTTACAAAAGTGGGTCGCTTCCTGCGGAAAACAAGGCTTGACGAGCTTCCCCAGCTTATCAATGTGCTCAAGGGGGATATGAGTTTCGTGGGTCCGCGGCCGGAAAGGCCGGAATTTGTGGAAGCATTAAGCGATAAAATCCCATTTTACAAAGAACGCCTGGTGGTTAAACCAGGGCTCACGGGATGGGATCAAATCTCGGGTACGTACCACAGTGCTTCGCCGGAAGATACCATGGAAAAATTGCAATATGACCTTTACTACATCAAGAACCGCTCGTTTGTCCTCGATACGGCAATTCTCCTGCGGACGATTAAAACCGTTCTCTCCGGCGCAGGACGATAA
- a CDS encoding CAP domain-containing protein: MPILDKGILQKYKKGDEWRWLWKLHPGHLRWNGGGKNSVLRDRNAYPWWQRVAHWFIPHERNGFRPHAVRHNALIGYSFILIAAKVGLTLTLFLSVPNEAYFSTLTAQRVIDLTNQARVEIGIAPLTVNPLLERSAGLKVEDMAKMGYFTHTNPKGESPWEDFKRAGYEYTYAGENLAMDFREAEEVVQAWMESPKHRENILNPKYQEIGIAVTTGTVKGRTVSLIVQHFGTSYLAGTKREFAPAALGAATQSPQGEPALAAAATQVTLTQGATPFSLNKLMNVALWTFAVFALGMIVQLLLTIVIHIKIQHRGTIYACLAVIALAVGLLYTNVHFLERLGSVPIIF; encoded by the coding sequence ATGCCTATTTTAGATAAGGGGATATTACAAAAATATAAGAAAGGGGATGAGTGGCGTTGGTTGTGGAAACTCCATCCCGGGCATTTGCGGTGGAATGGAGGAGGGAAGAATAGCGTGCTAAGGGATCGAAACGCGTATCCCTGGTGGCAGCGTGTTGCCCATTGGTTTATTCCTCATGAACGAAACGGCTTCAGGCCCCATGCGGTGCGGCACAACGCGTTAATCGGCTATTCGTTTATTCTCATTGCGGCAAAAGTGGGATTAACGCTCACGCTCTTCTTGAGCGTTCCCAATGAAGCGTATTTTTCTACACTAACCGCCCAGCGGGTGATAGATCTTACCAACCAGGCGCGGGTGGAAATCGGTATCGCACCCTTGACGGTGAATCCGCTTCTTGAACGGTCTGCTGGCTTGAAAGTGGAAGATATGGCGAAGATGGGTTATTTCACGCATACGAATCCTAAAGGAGAAAGCCCGTGGGAGGATTTCAAGCGGGCAGGGTATGAATATACGTATGCCGGAGAAAACCTCGCAATGGATTTTCGGGAAGCGGAAGAAGTTGTACAGGCATGGATGGAGAGCCCGAAACACCGCGAAAATATACTTAATCCAAAATATCAAGAAATCGGCATTGCGGTGACTACGGGCACGGTGAAGGGGAGGACGGTGAGTTTGATTGTGCAGCATTTTGGCACGTCGTATCTTGCGGGAACAAAACGCGAATTTGCGCCTGCCGCGCTTGGCGCGGCCACGCAGAGCCCCCAGGGAGAGCCTGCGCTTGCCGCCGCAGCCACCCAAGTCACGCTTACCCAAGGCGCCACGCCATTTTCCCTGAATAAGCTCATGAACGTGGCATTATGGACTTTCGCGGTGTTTGCGCTCGGGATGATCGTACAGCTCTTGCTCACCATTGTCATCCATATAAAAATACAGCACCGCGGGACGATTTATGCGTGCCTCGCGGTGATTGCGCTCGCGGTAGGGTTGCTCTATACGAATGTCCACTTCTTGGAGCGTCTGGGCAGCGTGCCGATTATATTTTAA
- a CDS encoding radical SAM protein has product MTNDIILVKPMYPCQAVPVVVFGKRCPKPCLYCDLHRKQFDSDQIIVSGRKEVLKNLQKFKGTYFSAVADCFLPANCDLTHYLLEHVWKRKEDFVPLIVTKQVIPNKSIKLLITNKHRVVVQISLPSLNQRLLSLLEPGAAPIIKRLEIIRKLIRGGVPVIVVVMPWFDIYEKNESIEDLPRVLSGIGVKRCIIGTGVLPEPQKQRIVDLNDKLILKAISKMTAVRQVTTKLGYTLPFRKRILAFQRLINAFHKFGIKARICTADNLDLINKTKLPLCTEFRHNLFRKN; this is encoded by the coding sequence ATGACAAACGATATTATATTAGTGAAACCAATGTATCCTTGTCAGGCTGTACCAGTGGTGGTCTTCGGGAAACGTTGTCCAAAACCCTGTTTGTATTGTGATCTTCACCGGAAACAATTTGATAGTGATCAAATAATCGTCTCTGGCCGGAAAGAGGTTTTGAAAAATTTACAGAAGTTTAAGGGAACTTACTTTAGCGCCGTCGCTGACTGTTTTTTGCCCGCCAATTGCGACCTGACCCATTATCTGTTAGAACATGTTTGGAAAAGAAAAGAAGATTTTGTGCCATTAATAGTCACTAAACAAGTGATTCCTAATAAATCTATCAAATTGTTAATAACAAATAAACATCGCGTTGTTGTTCAAATATCATTACCGAGTCTAAACCAGAGACTTCTTTCTCTTTTAGAGCCCGGTGCGGCTCCAATTATCAAAAGACTGGAAATAATAAGAAAATTAATTAGAGGCGGCGTACCAGTTATCGTCGTGGTGATGCCGTGGTTTGATATTTATGAAAAAAATGAAAGTATTGAAGATCTTCCACGGGTATTAAGCGGGATTGGAGTAAAACGATGCATCATTGGTACCGGCGTATTACCGGAGCCACAGAAACAACGGATCGTTGATTTAAATGATAAGTTGATTTTGAAAGCCATTAGCAAAATGACTGCCGTCAGACAAGTAACAACCAAACTTGGTTATACTTTACCATTTAGAAAAAGAATTCTAGCGTTTCAAAGGTTAATCAATGCCTTTCATAAATTCGGTATTAAGGCCAGAATTTGTACAGCTGATAATCTTGACTTAATTAATAAAACTAAACTGCCTCTTTGTACGGAATTTCGGCATAATTTATTTCGTAAAAATTAA